A window of the Limanda limanda chromosome 8, fLimLim1.1, whole genome shotgun sequence genome harbors these coding sequences:
- the hdac10 gene encoding polyamine deacetylase HDAC10 codes for MGTALIYDEEMTKYKLLWVDPACKIEVPERLTVSHEALVQSGLADRCISVPVRKATDSDILRVHSEEYLEGVKKTPYMTLEDLKEFTLQYGDVYFHQNIYHCAELAAGAALQLVDSVMTGQVRNGMALVRPPGHHSMRSAANGFCVFNNVAIAAQYAKQQYGVKRVLIVDWDVHHGQGVQYCFEDDPSVLYFSWHRYEHQNFWPKLRDSDFDSVGKEKGAGFNINVPWNKTKMQNSDYLSVFCHLLLPVAYEFCPDLVLVCAGFDSAIGDPEGEMCATPDIFAHLTHLLMNLAGGKVCAVLEGGYNLTSLAQSVCQTVQTLLGDPAPRPANLQGPCRSALESLHCARSTHRQYWPCLKHAADLPTSDISTKRFKLAEEKEDSDKEIVWPEPDKRFAPAVRAAVVLPDGVACPDGCHPFTLSEDLDPLIVNKLKEKFLKGADDRETLSTLSRLIALVDQMEKNEVCSGLALVPAITMATMCVIQHAASAPKNRVLVVCVGDWNVPKFTEDGKTLVMQFSNKVSEERASRYYIPLHLKKGFRDVSGFMQAVTGLLLPLGYQYDPSLVVLVRMSDSGLCDSVWQQLTGLLQGLAQGHTLVLMQDNEKDCVGPTGSSLLGDPAPSLGPLLAPLSEDVESVEKLRDKLKAEWKLLQNTAQDTGKDAGDCS; via the exons ATGGGAACAGCGTTGATTTACGATGAGGAGATGACCAAGTACAAGCTGCTCTGGGTCGA TCCAGCGTGTAAGATTGAAGTACCCGAGCGTTTAACTGTGAGTCATGAAGCTTTGGTTCAGAGCGGTCTGGCTGATCGCTGTATCTCCGTACCTGTCCGCAAGGCAACGGATTCAGACATTCTGCGGGTTCACAG TGAGGAATATTTGGAGGGAGTAAAGAAGACCCCTTACATGACTCTGGAGGACCTGAAGGAGTTCACCCTCCAATATGGAGACGTCTACTTCCACCAA AACATCTATCACTGTGCTGAGctggctgcaggagctgctctgCAACTGGTGGACAGTGTGATGACAGGGCAGGTGAGGAATGGCATGGCTCTGGTCAG ACCACCAGGACACCACAGTATGCGCAGTGCTGCCAATGGTTTCTGTGTGTTCAACAACGTGGCCATAGCGGCTCAATATGCAAAGCAACAATATGGAGTTAAAAG GGTTTTGATAGTTGACTGGGATGTACATCATGGTCAAGGGGTCCAGTACTGTTTTGAAGATGATCCCAG CGTGCTCTACTTCTCATGGCACCGCTACGAGCATCAAAACTTCTGGCCTAAACTCAGAGATTCCGACTTTGACAGTGTCGGCAAAGAGAAAGGAGCTGGTTTCAATATAAATGTACCGTGGAACAAG ACTAAAATGCAGAATAGTGACTATCTTTCAGTCTTCTGTCATCTCCTCTTGCCGGTTGCATACGAG TTTTGCCCAGACTTGGTGTTGGTGTGTGCCGGCTTCGACTCAGCCATTGGTGACCCAGAG GGGGAAATGTGTGCCACTCCGGACATCTTCGCCCACCTCACTCACCTTCTCATGAACCTCGCTGGAGGCAAAGTGTGTGCTGTGCTGGAG gGAGGCTACAACTTGACCTCCCTCGCCCAGTCTGTGTGTCAGACGGTTCAAACGCTGCTCGGAGACCCTGCACCTCGACCTGCCAACCTCCAAGGTCCCTGTAGAAG TGCACTCGAGTCCCTTCATTGCGCCCGATCAACTCACAGGCAGTACTGGCCCTGCCTCAAACATGCAG CCGATCTGCCCACCTCTGATATAAGCACAAAGCGCTTTAAACTggcagaagaaaaagaggataGCGATAAAGAGATTGTGTGGCCAGAGCCTGATAAACGCTTCGCCCCTGCTGTTCGTGCTGCTGTAGTTCTCCCTGATGGTGTCGCCTGCCCAGACGGATGTCATCCCTTCACTCTATCAGAGGATCTCGACCCATTAATAGTCAACAAACTCAA GGAGAAGTTCCTTAAAGGAGCAGATGACAGAGAAACTCTCTCGACCCTCTCCAGACTCATCGCCCTGGTAGATCAAATGGAGAAGAATGAG GTCTGCAGCGGCCTGGCGCTGGTCCCTGCAATCACCATGGCGACGATGTGTGTTATCCAGCATGCTGCATCTGCACCCAAGAACCG GgttctggttgtgtgtgtcgGAGACTGGAACGTTCCGAAGTTCACTGAAGACGg GAAAACCCTTGTGATGCAGTTCAGCAACAAGGTGTCGGAGGAACGTGCAAGCAGATACTACATTCCTTTGCATCTGAAGAAG GGCTTCAGGGACGTTTCTGGGTTCATGCAGGCAGTGACGGGTCTCCTCCTGCCTTTGGGTTACCAGTACGACCCCAGTCTGGTTGTGTTGGTTCGGATGTCAGACAGCGGACTGTGTGACAGCGTGTGGCAACAACTAACAGGTCTGCTGCAGGGCCTcgcacaaggacacacactggtGCTCATGCAG GACAATGAGAAGGATTGTGTGGGACCCActggctcctccctcctcgggGACCCTGCTCCCTCTTTGGGGCCACTCCTGGCTCCTCTATCAGAGGATGTGGAGTCTGTGGAGAAACTGAGAGACAAACTGAAGGCAGAGTGGAAACTCCTGCAGAACACAG CACAAGACACAGGAAAAGATGCTGGTGACTGTAGCTGA